The Anabaena sp. WA102 genome contains a region encoding:
- a CDS encoding type IV pilin-like G/H family protein, translating into MKTELKAKFLQHLLGKKKDNQGFTLIELLVVIIIIGILSAIALPSFLNQAKKAKQSEAKTYVGSLNRGQQAFMTENDVFGTDINLLGVGINTTTANYTYGTSSSGAGAGAYALNTSAQIVTTSGLKNYGGMVYLKAINANSELTSVAFLCETKNVNTNGSASVSVSTSICDSTNGIVIK; encoded by the coding sequence ATGAAAACTGAACTGAAAGCCAAATTCTTGCAACACCTTCTTGGTAAAAAGAAAGATAATCAAGGTTTCACCCTGATTGAATTGTTAGTTGTTATCATCATCATCGGTATTCTGTCCGCTATTGCGCTTCCCTCCTTCTTGAACCAAGCTAAGAAAGCTAAACAGTCTGAAGCTAAGACTTATGTTGGTTCTTTGAACAGAGGTCAACAAGCATTTATGACAGAGAATGATGTATTTGGAACAGATATTAACTTATTAGGTGTTGGTATTAATACCACTACCGCAAATTACACATACGGAACTTCATCTTCTGGTGCTGGTGCTGGTGCTTATGCTCTAAATACTTCTGCTCAAATTGTAACTACCTCTGGTTTGAAAAACTACGGTGGTATGGTTTATTTGAAAGCCATTAATGCTAACAGTGAACTTACAAGTGTAGCTTTCCTTTGTGAAACTAAGAATGTAAACACTAATGGTAGTGCCTCAGTATCCGTATCTACATCTATTTGTGATAGTACCAATGGTATCGTAATTAAGTAA
- a CDS encoding O-linked N-acetylglucosamine transferase, SPINDLY family protein, with amino-acid sequence MNELNTISKISDWEKRAEQYLIEENYSAAAKLYEEAIEQEEDIKSYYWHLGLLLLLQGQETEAQFTWFSALSEEVDIDTKDLLEVLEIEAKRRVTIEDYHVAWAIRQHIKEIFPEDINNLLHLIQLVIQLETFKDDYAYLLESAINYLSPKTDNCDINLLIDSIKKLLVYITREAEAFDSVFNFVKICLQNYSDSDRIVIIEAIMIQCVRFSAFYKRPGLASKFSELCLELVTDIHQIEYREILTLLSHFYQNNHQFEQGIETAKLAYELSKTLAEKICANYVVIRGLMTSGSYWQEAHDRLQNHILLAQNLVETKPEDINIVNISRLFISLFFLPYFEDKPDRNHKLQHQISSFCQSQIIKFHGEIAEQQQQYLDSRKHNLSKNKKILNIGYISHCFKKHSVSWLCRWIFNYHDPEKFKIHCYFFNDSEQIENFTKNHFVSKSANFYQFGTSQHHQVWNQIRSDEIDILVDLDSLTLDQACDLLSVKSAPIQVTWLGWDSSGLPSIDYFIADPYVLPEAAQDYYSETIWRLPQTYIAVDGFEVDVPDLQREDLDIPSDAIVYFMTQKGYKRHQPHLYLQMKIIKEVPNSYLLVKGDADPETTRVFFEEIAAEAGVDFSRIKFLPYARSEAVHRANLQVADVVLDTYPYNGATTTLETLWMGIPLVTRVGEQFSARNSYGMMVNAGITEGIAWTEEEYVEWGVRLGKDEKLRQQISWKLRQSRHTAPLWNAKQFTRDMETAYEQMWQKYLDSK; translated from the coding sequence ATGAATGAATTAAACACTATTAGTAAAATAAGTGATTGGGAGAAACGGGCAGAACAATATCTAATTGAAGAGAACTATAGTGCTGCTGCTAAACTTTATGAAGAAGCAATTGAACAAGAAGAAGATATTAAAAGTTATTATTGGCATTTAGGGTTACTCTTATTATTACAAGGTCAAGAAACAGAAGCTCAATTTACTTGGTTTTCAGCTTTATCAGAAGAAGTAGATATTGACACTAAAGATTTATTAGAAGTTTTAGAAATAGAAGCTAAACGTCGGGTGACGATTGAAGACTATCATGTTGCTTGGGCAATTCGTCAACATATAAAAGAAATTTTTCCTGAAGATATCAATAATTTATTACATCTTATTCAGCTTGTCATCCAACTAGAAACATTTAAAGATGATTATGCTTATCTATTAGAGTCAGCTATTAATTATTTATCTCCCAAAACAGATAATTGTGATATCAATCTACTAATAGATAGCATTAAAAAACTTTTAGTTTATATAACTAGGGAAGCAGAAGCATTTGATTCAGTATTTAACTTTGTGAAAATCTGTTTACAGAATTATTCTGATAGTGACAGGATCGTTATTATTGAAGCTATAATGATCCAATGTGTCAGATTTTCTGCTTTTTATAAAAGACCTGGTTTAGCATCAAAATTTTCAGAACTTTGTTTAGAATTGGTTACTGATATTCACCAGATAGAATACCGGGAAATTCTCACCTTACTATCACATTTTTATCAAAATAATCATCAATTTGAGCAAGGTATAGAAACTGCTAAACTTGCTTATGAATTGAGTAAGACTTTAGCTGAAAAAATTTGCGCTAATTACGTGGTAATTAGGGGATTAATGACTTCCGGTAGTTATTGGCAAGAAGCTCATGATCGTTTACAAAATCACATTCTGTTAGCTCAAAATTTGGTAGAAACTAAGCCTGAAGATATTAATATAGTCAATATTTCTAGACTGTTTATTTCTCTATTCTTTTTACCATATTTTGAAGATAAACCTGATAGAAATCACAAACTTCAACACCAAATTTCTAGTTTTTGCCAATCACAGATAATCAAATTTCATGGAGAAATTGCAGAACAACAACAACAATATTTAGATTCACGTAAACATAATCTAAGCAAAAATAAGAAGATACTGAATATTGGTTATATCTCCCATTGTTTTAAGAAACATTCTGTTTCTTGGTTATGTCGCTGGATTTTCAACTATCATGATCCAGAAAAATTTAAAATACATTGTTATTTTTTCAATGACTCTGAGCAGATAGAAAATTTTACCAAAAATCACTTTGTTAGTAAGTCTGCTAATTTTTACCAATTTGGTACTTCTCAACATCATCAAGTATGGAATCAAATTCGATCTGATGAAATTGATATTTTGGTAGATTTAGATAGTTTAACTTTAGATCAAGCTTGTGATTTATTATCTGTCAAATCTGCCCCGATACAGGTAACATGGTTAGGGTGGGATAGCTCAGGATTACCATCAATTGACTATTTTATTGCTGATCCCTATGTGTTACCAGAAGCAGCACAGGATTATTATAGCGAGACAATTTGGCGATTACCTCAAACTTATATTGCTGTGGATGGTTTTGAAGTAGATGTACCTGATTTACAAAGGGAAGATTTAGATATTCCTAGTGATGCTATAGTTTATTTCATGACTCAAAAAGGATATAAACGGCATCAACCCCATTTATATCTACAGATGAAAATTATCAAAGAAGTACCTAATAGCTATCTTTTGGTTAAAGGGGATGCAGATCCAGAAACAACTAGGGTATTTTTTGAAGAGATTGCAGCGGAAGCAGGTGTAGATTTTTCTCGCATCAAATTTTTACCCTATGCCCGTAGTGAAGCCGTCCATCGGGCTAATTTACAAGTTGCTGATGTGGTTTTAGATACCTATCCTTATAATGGTGCAACCACAACTTTAGAGACTCTATGGATGGGTATTCCTTTAGTTACTAGAGTGGGTGAACAATTCTCTGCCCGCAATAGTTACGGCATGATGGTTAATGCTGGTATTACAGAAGGTATTGCTTGGACTGAGGAGGAGTATGTAGAGTGGGGTGTGCGTTTGGGTAAGGATGAAAAACTCCGACAGCAGATTTCTTGGAAATTGCGTCAGTCAAGACACACAGCACCGCTATGGAATGCAAAGCAGTTTACCCGTGATATGGAAACGGCTTATGAGCA